In Niveispirillum cyanobacteriorum, the following proteins share a genomic window:
- the rplC gene encoding 50S ribosomal protein L3 codes for MRSGLIAQKVGMTRVFTDEGESVPVTVLKLDQVQVVAHKTEEKDGYTALQLGAVKAKVKNVAKAQREVFAKAKVEPKKKLVEFRVAPANLIEVGAELTADHFVSGQFVDVQGTTLGKGFAGGMKRWNFGGLRATHGVSVSHRSIGSTGGRQDPGKTFKNKKMPGHMGVDTVTVQNLKVVSVDAERGLILVKGAVPGHEGAFVLVKDAVKKKLPEGVPFPGAFRAPAAEAVAAEG; via the coding sequence ATGCGATCCGGATTGATCGCGCAGAAGGTCGGCATGACCCGCGTCTTCACAGACGAGGGTGAAAGCGTGCCGGTGACTGTGCTGAAGCTGGACCAGGTCCAGGTTGTCGCCCACAAGACGGAAGAGAAGGATGGCTACACCGCCCTCCAGCTCGGCGCCGTCAAGGCCAAGGTGAAGAACGTCGCCAAGGCCCAGCGTGAGGTGTTCGCCAAGGCCAAGGTCGAGCCGAAGAAGAAGCTCGTCGAGTTCCGCGTGGCTCCCGCCAATCTGATCGAGGTTGGTGCTGAGCTGACCGCGGATCATTTCGTTTCCGGCCAGTTCGTGGACGTGCAGGGCACGACCCTGGGTAAGGGTTTTGCTGGCGGTATGAAGCGCTGGAATTTCGGCGGTCTGCGTGCGACCCACGGCGTGTCCGTGTCGCACCGCTCCATCGGTTCGACCGGTGGCCGTCAGGATCCCGGTAAGACCTTCAAGAACAAGAAGATGCCCGGTCACATGGGTGTCGACACCGTCACCGTCCAGAACCTGAAGGTCGTGTCGGTCGACGCCGAGCGCGGTCTGATCCTGGTCAAGGGCGCTGTCCCGGGCCATGAGGGCGCTTTCGTCCTCGTCAAGGACGCCGTCAAGAAGAAGCTGCCCGAGGGCGTGCCGTTCCCCGGCGCCTTCCGTGCTCCGGCTGCTGAAGCTGTCGCGGCGGAGGGCTGA
- the rplD gene encoding 50S ribosomal protein L4, with the protein MKTSIKNLNNETVGEIELSEAVFGLPARQDILARMVLWQLAKRRAGTHKAKTISEISGTTKKPWRQKGTGRARQGSLRSPQFRGGARIFGPVVRSHEHDLTKKVRKLALKTALSVKAAEGKLVVLEAAKADSHKTKVLFGQLQALGLKSALIIDGSNVDVNFARAAGNIPHIDVLPEQGANVYDILRRDVLVLTRNAVEQLEARLK; encoded by the coding sequence ATGAAGACGTCCATCAAGAATCTGAACAACGAAACCGTCGGCGAGATTGAGCTGTCGGAAGCCGTGTTCGGCCTGCCGGCCCGTCAGGACATCCTGGCTCGCATGGTGCTGTGGCAGTTGGCCAAGCGCCGCGCTGGTACTCATAAGGCCAAGACGATCTCCGAGATCTCCGGCACCACCAAGAAGCCGTGGCGCCAGAAGGGCACCGGCCGCGCCCGTCAGGGTTCGCTGCGTTCGCCGCAGTTCCGCGGTGGCGCGCGTATTTTCGGGCCGGTCGTTCGTTCCCACGAACATGACCTGACCAAGAAGGTCCGCAAGCTGGCCCTGAAGACCGCCCTGTCGGTCAAGGCCGCCGAAGGCAAGCTGGTCGTGCTGGAGGCCGCCAAGGCCGATAGCCACAAGACCAAGGTGCTGTTCGGTCAGCTGCAGGCCCTGGGTCTGAAGTCGGCGCTGATCATCGACGGTTCCAACGTTGATGTGAATTTCGCCCGTGCCGCCGGCAACATCCCGCACATCGACGTGCTGCCGGAACAGGGCGCCAACGTGTACGACATCCTGCGCCGGGACGTTCTCGTCCTGACGCGCAACGCTGTCGAGCAGCTGGAGGCTCGCCTGAAATGA
- the rplP gene encoding 50S ribosomal protein L16: MLSPKRTKYRKAHKGRIHGASKGGTTLNFGAFGLKAVEPMRITARQIESARRAITRHLKRQGRVWIRIFPDLPVSSKPAEVRMGSGKGSPEFWAARVAPGRIMFEVDGVPAELATRAFELAAAKLPIKVRMVTRLGEGGEA; this comes from the coding sequence ATGCTGAGTCCGAAGCGTACTAAGTACCGCAAGGCGCACAAGGGTCGTATCCACGGCGCCTCCAAGGGCGGTACCACACTGAATTTCGGCGCTTTCGGCTTGAAAGCTGTCGAGCCGATGCGTATTACGGCCCGTCAGATCGAGTCGGCGCGTCGCGCTATCACCCGCCACCTGAAGCGTCAGGGCCGCGTTTGGATCCGGATTTTCCCGGATCTGCCCGTGTCCTCGAAGCCGGCGGAAGTGCGCATGGGTTCCGGTAAGGGTTCGCCCGAATTCTGGGCCGCGCGCGTTGCGCCGGGCCGTATCATGTTCGAAGTCGATGGTGTTCCGGCTGAGCTGGCCACCCGCGCGTTCGAGCTGGCTGCTGCAAAGCTGCCGATCAAGGTGCGTATGGTCACCCGTCTGGGTGAAGGGGGTGAGGCATGA
- a CDS encoding 50S ribosomal protein L23, whose amino-acid sequence MSTSKKTISAERMYDVVVAPVITEKATMGSEHNQVTFKVRMDATKPEIKAAVEGLFKVTVTAVNTSVVKGKTKRFRGTIGRRSDYKKAVVTLAEGSSIDVTTGV is encoded by the coding sequence ATGAGCACGAGCAAGAAGACAATCTCGGCCGAGCGCATGTACGACGTCGTCGTTGCGCCCGTGATCACCGAGAAGGCCACCATGGGTTCCGAGCACAACCAGGTCACCTTCAAGGTGCGCATGGATGCCACGAAGCCCGAGATCAAGGCCGCGGTTGAGGGCCTGTTCAAGGTGACGGTCACGGCGGTGAATACCTCCGTGGTCAAGGGGAAGACCAAGCGCTTCCGTGGGACGATCGGTCGTCGGTCGGACTACAAGAAGGCCGTGGTTACCCTCGCCGAGGGCAGCTCCATCGACGTGACCACCGGCGTGTGA
- the rplB gene encoding 50S ribosomal protein L2, producing the protein MALKTFRPITPSLRQLVLVDRSELHKGKPVKMLTEGLSGSGGRNNTGRITARRMGGGHKRTYRIIDFKRTKFDMPATVERLEYDPNRTGFIALVKYTDGTLAYILAPQRLKAGDVVISGEKVDVKPGNAMPLKNIPVGTIVHNVELKAGKGGQLARSAGTYLQLVGRDQGYAQLKLPSGELRMVRGECMATIGAVSNPDQSNVVIAKAGRNRWLGKRPSVRGVAMNPIDHPHGGGEGRTSGGRHPVTPWGKPTKGKKTRQNKGTDKLIIRRRAK; encoded by the coding sequence ATGGCTTTGAAGACTTTCCGTCCGATTACGCCGAGCCTCCGCCAGCTGGTACTGGTGGACCGTTCGGAACTGCATAAAGGCAAGCCCGTCAAGATGCTGACCGAGGGCCTCTCCGGCTCTGGTGGTCGCAACAATACGGGTCGCATCACTGCCCGCCGCATGGGTGGCGGTCACAAGCGCACGTACCGCATCATCGACTTCAAGCGTACGAAGTTCGATATGCCGGCGACCGTTGAGCGTCTGGAATATGACCCCAACCGTACTGGCTTCATCGCTCTGGTGAAGTACACGGACGGCACCCTCGCTTACATTCTGGCTCCGCAGCGCCTGAAGGCCGGTGATGTTGTCATCTCCGGTGAAAAGGTTGACGTGAAGCCCGGCAACGCGATGCCGCTGAAGAACATCCCTGTTGGCACCATCGTCCACAATGTGGAACTGAAGGCTGGCAAGGGTGGTCAGTTGGCTCGTTCAGCCGGCACGTACCTGCAGCTGGTCGGTCGCGACCAGGGCTATGCTCAGCTGAAGCTCCCCTCGGGCGAGCTGCGCATGGTCCGTGGCGAGTGCATGGCCACCATCGGTGCCGTGTCCAATCCGGACCAGTCCAATGTGGTCATCGCCAAGGCCGGTCGTAACCGCTGGCTGGGCAAGCGTCCGTCCGTTCGCGGCGTCGCCATGAACCCGATCGATCACCCGCACGGTGGTGGTGAAGGCCGTACCTCCGGTGGCCGTCACCCGGTCACGCCGTGGGGCAAGCCGACCAAGGGTAAGAAGACGCGTCAGAACAAGGGCACGGATAAGCTCATTATCCGCCGCCGCGCTAAGTAA
- the rplE gene encoding 50S ribosomal protein L5: protein MAARMKERYDATLRAKLKAEFNYANDMQIPRLEKIVINMGVGEAASDGKKVTQAAAELAAITGQKPVITKARKSIAQFKLREGMPIGCKVTLRADRMYEFLDRLVTIALPRVRDFRGINGNAFDGRGNYALGLKEQLIFPEIDYDKVDDIRGMDIIFVTTAKTDKEAKALLKGFDMPFAGEAGTNG from the coding sequence ATGGCTGCTCGTATGAAAGAACGCTACGACGCGACCCTGCGTGCAAAGTTGAAGGCGGAGTTCAACTACGCCAACGACATGCAGATTCCGCGTCTCGAGAAGATCGTGATCAACATGGGCGTTGGCGAAGCCGCCAGCGACGGCAAGAAGGTGACGCAGGCTGCCGCTGAGCTGGCTGCTATCACCGGTCAGAAGCCCGTGATCACGAAGGCTCGCAAGTCCATCGCCCAGTTCAAGCTGCGCGAAGGCATGCCGATCGGTTGCAAGGTCACCCTGCGCGCCGACCGCATGTATGAGTTCCTGGATCGTCTGGTCACCATCGCGCTGCCGCGCGTCCGCGACTTCCGCGGCATCAACGGCAATGCGTTCGATGGCCGCGGGAACTACGCGCTGGGCCTGAAGGAACAGCTGATTTTCCCGGAAATCGACTACGACAAGGTGGACGATATCCGCGGCATGGACATCATCTTCGTCACCACGGCCAAGACCGACAAGGAAGCCAAGGCTCTCCTGAAGGGTTTTGACATGCCTTTCGCCGGGGAGGCGGGGACCAATGGCTAA
- the rpsN gene encoding 30S ribosomal protein S14, with the protein MAKKSSIEKNKRRTELAAKHREKRAALKATAKNRELSDEERFTAVLKLAQLPRNGSRTRIRNRCELTGRPRAFYRKFRLCRVALRDLASNGQIPGMTKSSW; encoded by the coding sequence ATGGCTAAGAAGAGCTCTATCGAGAAGAACAAGCGCCGCACCGAACTGGCGGCGAAGCACCGGGAAAAGCGCGCCGCCCTCAAGGCGACCGCTAAGAACCGCGAACTCTCCGATGAGGAGCGTTTCACGGCTGTCCTGAAGCTGGCGCAGCTGCCCCGCAATGGCAGCCGTACCCGCATCCGGAACCGTTGCGAGCTGACGGGGCGTCCGCGCGCCTTCTATCGCAAGTTCCGCTTGTGCCGTGTCGCCCTGCGTGATCTCGCCAGCAATGGCCAGATCCCGGGCATGACCAAGTCCAGCTGGTAA
- the rplV gene encoding 50S ribosomal protein L22, with protein MGKPAAERRLSETEAKAFGGMIRTSPQKLNLVAQLIRGKSAGEAVALLTFSKRRIAGEVKKVLQSAIANAENNHQLDVDRLFVSHATVGKALVMKRFHARARGRGARVEKLFSNLTVIVRERAEDKAEGAAE; from the coding sequence ATGGGAAAGCCGGCTGCAGAACGGCGCCTCAGCGAGACTGAGGCCAAGGCGTTCGGCGGAATGATCCGCACGAGCCCGCAGAAGCTGAACCTGGTTGCACAGCTGATCCGTGGAAAGTCCGCTGGTGAAGCTGTCGCCCTTCTGACATTTTCCAAGCGTCGTATCGCTGGCGAAGTGAAGAAGGTCCTCCAGTCCGCCATCGCGAACGCCGAGAACAACCACCAGCTGGACGTTGACCGCCTGTTCGTGTCCCACGCGACGGTCGGCAAGGCTCTGGTCATGAAGCGTTTCCATGCCCGCGCTCGCGGTCGTGGCGCCCGTGTCGAGAAGCTGTTCAGCAACCTGACCGTGATCGTGCGTGAGCGCGCTGAGGATAAGGCCGAGGGGGCCGCTGAATAA
- the rplX gene encoding 50S ribosomal protein L24, with amino-acid sequence MMAAKIRKGDKVAVITGKDKGKTGEVIAVLPSEGRVKVRGVNLVKKHQRQTPMQQGGIVEIEAALDLSNVAILDPKTNKPTRVGFRTLEDGRKVRFAKASGEVIE; translated from the coding sequence CTGATGGCTGCGAAGATCCGCAAGGGCGACAAGGTCGCTGTCATCACCGGTAAGGACAAGGGCAAGACCGGCGAAGTTATCGCCGTTCTGCCGTCCGAGGGCCGTGTCAAGGTGCGCGGTGTCAACCTGGTGAAGAAGCACCAGCGTCAGACCCCGATGCAGCAGGGCGGCATCGTCGAGATCGAGGCGGCGCTGGACCTGTCCAACGTTGCCATCCTCGACCCGAAGACCAACAAGCCGACCCGCGTCGGCTTCCGGACGCTGGAAGACGGCCGCAAGGTCCGTTTCGCCAAGGCTTCCGGCGAAGTGATCGAGTGA
- the fusA gene encoding elongation factor G, which produces MARSHPIHSYRNIGIAAHIDAGKTTTTERILFYTGKSYRIGEVDNGTATMDWMEQEQERGITITSAATTCVWKDHRINIIDTPGHVDFTIEVERSLRVLDGAVALFDAVSGVEPQSETVWRQADKYRVPRICFVNKMDRVGADLLGTVAMIAERLGANPVLLQLPLGVETGFKGVIDLIAMKAVIWADDMLGARFDTVDVPTDMLDEAKRWRAKLVEQAVDMEEAATDAFLSGVEPDEKELRRLIRKGTIGLKLVPVLCGSAFKNKGVQPMLDAVVDFLPSPADKGDVQGLTPSGDAVTRAANDEAPFAALAFKVMNDPFAGSLTFARIYSGSLRQDAIMANPGKKQEEKAGRMLLMHANSREEIEEAHAGDIVAFASLEGTTTGDTLCDPAHPILLERMEFPEPVIEVVVEPRSQADHDRMAVALGRLAAEDPSFRIGRDPESGQAILRGMGELHLEIIVDRMRREFRVEAAVGKPKVAYRETVTARGEVDHTHRRQIGNVGQFARVKLVVEPAEAGRGLVFVNKVSAETLPKEFVTGVQKGLEAARTSGVVAGYPVVDIRVELVDGAFHDVESSTQAFEMAARTALREGLAKARPVLLEPVMKVEVMTPEEYLGDIIGDLNSRRGHILGMDQRGNARVIDAKVPLATMFGYVNTLRSSSQGRAQYSMQFETYEPAPHAIADELRSKVA; this is translated from the coding sequence ATGGCCCGGTCCCATCCCATCCACTCCTATCGGAATATCGGCATTGCCGCGCACATTGATGCCGGCAAGACGACGACGACGGAGCGGATCCTGTTTTACACGGGCAAGTCCTATCGCATTGGCGAGGTCGATAACGGCACCGCCACGATGGACTGGATGGAACAGGAACAGGAACGGGGCATCACGATCACCTCGGCGGCCACGACCTGTGTCTGGAAGGATCACCGTATCAACATCATCGACACGCCGGGTCACGTTGACTTCACCATTGAGGTTGAACGTTCTTTGCGGGTTCTTGACGGTGCGGTTGCCCTGTTCGATGCGGTGTCGGGTGTGGAGCCCCAGTCGGAAACGGTCTGGCGGCAGGCGGACAAGTACCGCGTGCCCCGGATCTGCTTCGTAAACAAGATGGACCGCGTTGGCGCGGACCTTCTGGGGACGGTGGCGATGATTGCAGAACGCTTGGGTGCCAACCCCGTTCTGCTGCAATTGCCGCTGGGTGTGGAGACGGGCTTCAAGGGTGTCATCGACCTGATCGCCATGAAGGCGGTCATCTGGGCCGATGATATGCTGGGCGCCCGGTTCGATACGGTGGATGTGCCGACCGACATGCTGGATGAGGCGAAGCGCTGGCGCGCCAAGCTGGTCGAGCAGGCGGTCGATATGGAAGAGGCGGCGACCGACGCCTTCCTGTCCGGTGTTGAACCGGATGAGAAGGAACTGCGTCGTCTGATCCGTAAGGGCACGATCGGGCTGAAGCTCGTTCCGGTGCTGTGCGGGTCGGCTTTCAAGAATAAGGGCGTGCAGCCCATGCTGGATGCCGTCGTTGATTTTCTGCCATCCCCGGCGGACAAGGGCGATGTCCAGGGTTTGACGCCGTCGGGCGATGCGGTAACCCGCGCCGCCAATGACGAGGCGCCTTTTGCGGCGCTGGCGTTCAAGGTGATGAATGATCCGTTCGCGGGGTCCCTGACCTTCGCCCGTATCTATTCCGGTTCTCTGCGTCAGGATGCCATCATGGCCAATCCCGGCAAGAAGCAGGAAGAGAAGGCTGGCCGCATGCTGCTGATGCATGCCAACAGCCGGGAGGAGATCGAGGAAGCACATGCGGGCGATATCGTCGCGTTTGCTTCCCTGGAAGGGACGACGACGGGGGATACGCTGTGTGATCCGGCCCATCCGATCCTGCTGGAGCGGATGGAGTTTCCCGAGCCGGTGATCGAGGTGGTGGTCGAGCCGCGTAGTCAGGCCGATCACGACCGGATGGCAGTGGCACTTGGCCGTTTGGCGGCTGAGGACCCTTCTTTCCGGATCGGCCGCGATCCCGAATCGGGCCAGGCGATCCTGCGGGGCATGGGTGAGCTTCATTTGGAGATCATCGTGGACCGCATGCGCCGGGAGTTCCGGGTGGAGGCGGCGGTGGGCAAGCCCAAGGTGGCCTACCGCGAGACCGTCACTGCCCGGGGCGAGGTGGATCACACGCATCGGCGCCAGATTGGTAATGTCGGCCAGTTCGCCCGCGTTAAGCTGGTGGTGGAGCCGGCAGAAGCGGGTCGGGGGCTGGTATTTGTGAACAAGGTGTCAGCGGAAACGCTGCCAAAGGAATTTGTCACGGGCGTGCAGAAGGGGCTTGAGGCCGCCAGGACGTCGGGTGTCGTTGCCGGTTATCCGGTGGTCGATATTCGGGTCGAACTGGTCGATGGCGCCTTCCACGATGTGGAAAGCTCTACGCAGGCATTTGAAATGGCTGCGCGGACGGCATTGCGGGAAGGGCTGGCCAAGGCTCGCCCCGTCCTGTTGGAGCCCGTGATGAAGGTCGAGGTGATGACCCCGGAGGAATATCTGGGCGATATCATCGGCGACCTGAACAGCCGCCGGGGGCATATCCTCGGCATGGATCAACGGGGCAATGCCCGGGTGATCGATGCCAAGGTGCCACTGGCGACGATGTTTGGTTATGTGAATACGCTGCGGTCCAGCAGTCAGGGCCGGGCACAGTACTCGATGCAATTCGAAACGTATGAACCGGCGCCGCACGCCATCGCTGACGAGCTTCGCAGCAAGGTGGCCTGA
- the rpmC gene encoding 50S ribosomal protein L29 — MTKATDLRGKSTDELNDQLLQLKKEQFNLRFQKASGQLENTARVRVVRRDIARIKTILGQQVSAASAS, encoded by the coding sequence ATGACGAAGGCTACTGACCTTCGCGGCAAGAGCACGGACGAGCTGAACGATCAGCTCCTCCAGCTCAAGAAGGAGCAGTTCAACCTGCGTTTCCAGAAGGCTTCCGGCCAGCTGGAGAATACCGCGCGGGTTCGTGTGGTGCGTCGCGACATCGCCCGCATCAAGACCATCCTGGGCCAGCAGGTTTCTGCTGCGTCCGCGTCCTGA
- the rpsS gene encoding 30S ribosomal protein S19, which yields MTRSVWKGPFVDGYLLKKADKARASGRNEIIKIWSRRSTILPHFVGLTFGVYNGQKFVPVLVTENMIGHKFGEFSPTRTFYGHAADKKAKRK from the coding sequence GTGACTCGTTCCGTTTGGAAGGGGCCGTTCGTTGACGGCTACCTGTTGAAGAAGGCAGACAAGGCGCGTGCGTCGGGCCGCAACGAGATCATCAAGATCTGGTCGCGTCGTTCCACGATCCTGCCGCATTTCGTTGGTCTGACCTTCGGCGTCTATAATGGCCAGAAGTTCGTGCCGGTGCTGGTGACCGAGAATATGATCGGTCACAAGTTCGGTGAGTTCTCGCCGACCCGTACGTTCTACGGCCATGCGGCCGACAAGAAGGCGAAGAGGAAGTAA
- the rpsQ gene encoding 30S ribosomal protein S17 gives MPRRVLQGTVVSDKGDKTVTVLVERRVMHPVYKKFIKQSKKYAAHDEANAFKIGDTVQIEECRPISKSKRWTVVVAPAAGDTPNA, from the coding sequence ATGCCCCGTCGCGTCCTGCAGGGTACCGTGGTGTCCGATAAGGGTGACAAGACCGTCACCGTGCTCGTCGAACGTCGCGTTATGCATCCTGTGTATAAGAAGTTCATCAAGCAGTCCAAGAAGTACGCCGCCCACGACGAGGCGAACGCTTTCAAGATCGGTGACACCGTCCAGATCGAAGAATGCCGTCCGATCTCCAAGTCGAAGCGGTGGACCGTCGTCGTGGCCCCGGCCGCTGGCGACACTCCGAACGCCTGA
- the rplN gene encoding 50S ribosomal protein L14 produces MIQMQTNLEVADNSGARRVQCIKVLGGAGRRFAAIGDVIVVSVKEAIPRGRVKKGDVQRAVIVRTAKELRREDGSVIRFDRNAAVLINKQGEPIGTRIFGPVTRELRGKKFMKIISLAPEVL; encoded by the coding sequence ATGATTCAGATGCAAACCAACCTGGAAGTCGCGGACAATAGCGGCGCGCGCCGGGTGCAGTGCATCAAGGTGCTGGGCGGCGCTGGTCGTCGCTTCGCCGCCATCGGCGATGTTATCGTCGTGTCGGTGAAGGAAGCCATCCCGCGCGGCCGTGTTAAGAAGGGTGACGTGCAGCGCGCGGTCATCGTTCGCACCGCCAAGGAACTGCGCCGTGAGGACGGTTCCGTCATCCGCTTCGACCGTAACGCCGCCGTGCTGATCAACAAGCAGGGTGAGCCGATCGGTACGCGCATTTTCGGGCCCGTGACCCGTGAGCTGCGTGGCAAGAAGTTCATGAAGATCATTTCGCTGGCGCCGGAGGTGCTCTGA
- the rpsC gene encoding 30S ribosomal protein S3, giving the protein MGQKVNPIGLRVGINRTWDSRWYAGRDYAKLLHQDLKLRGYLQTRLQAAGVSRVIIERPAKKARVTIHTARPGVVIGKKGADIEKLRLELSKMAGSEVNLNIVEIRKPELDARLIAENIASQLERRVAFRRAMKRAVQSAMRLGAQGIRINCSGRLGGAEIARIEWYREGRVPLHTLRADIDYGVGTAKTTYGTCGVKVWVFKGEVLAHDPMAQDKRAAEQTAAR; this is encoded by the coding sequence ATGGGTCAGAAAGTCAATCCGATCGGCCTGCGCGTCGGTATCAACCGGACGTGGGACAGCCGCTGGTACGCTGGTCGTGACTATGCCAAGCTGCTCCATCAGGATCTGAAGCTGCGCGGCTACCTGCAGACCCGTCTGCAGGCAGCTGGCGTCAGCCGCGTCATCATCGAGCGTCCGGCCAAGAAGGCCCGCGTCACCATCCACACGGCCCGTCCGGGTGTGGTGATCGGCAAGAAGGGTGCGGACATCGAGAAGCTGCGTCTTGAACTCAGCAAGATGGCCGGGTCCGAGGTCAATCTGAACATCGTCGAGATCCGCAAGCCGGAACTGGACGCCCGCCTGATCGCCGAGAACATCGCCAGCCAGCTGGAGCGCCGCGTGGCGTTCCGTCGCGCCATGAAGCGCGCGGTGCAGTCGGCGATGCGTCTGGGCGCTCAGGGCATCCGTATTAACTGCTCCGGCCGTCTGGGCGGCGCGGAAATCGCGCGTATCGAATGGTACCGTGAAGGCCGCGTTCCGCTGCACACCCTGCGTGCTGACATCGACTATGGTGTTGGCACCGCGAAGACCACCTACGGCACCTGCGGTGTCAAGGTGTGGGTGTTCAAGGGTGAAGTGCTGGCCCATGATCCGATGGCGCAGGACAAGCGCGCCGCGGAACAGACGGCTGCTCGCTGA
- the rpsJ gene encoding 30S ribosomal protein S10 has product MDNQNIRIRLKAFDHRVLDQSTSEIVNTAKRTGARVRGPIPLPTQLEKFTVNRSPHIDKKSREQFEIRTHKRLLDIVDPTPQTVDALMKLDLAAGVDVEIKL; this is encoded by the coding sequence ATGGACAATCAGAATATCCGGATCCGCCTTAAGGCGTTTGATCATCGCGTGCTCGACCAGAGCACCAGCGAGATCGTCAACACCGCGAAGCGGACCGGTGCGCGCGTCCGCGGTCCGATTCCGCTGCCCACGCAGCTGGAAAAGTTCACGGTAAACCGCAGCCCGCACATCGACAAGAAGTCGCGCGAGCAGTTCGAGATTCGCACCCACAAGCGTCTGCTGGATATCGTCGATCCGACGCCCCAGACGGTTGATGCGCTGATGAAGCTCGACCTGGCCGCTGGCGTCGACGTCGAAATCAAGCTGTAA
- the tuf gene encoding elongation factor Tu codes for MAKAKFERTKPHCNIGTIGHVDHGKTSLTAAITKVLAEKGGATFTAYDQIDKAPEEKARGITISTAHVEYETDNRHYAHVDCPGHADYVKNMITGAAQMDGAILVCSAADGPMPQTREHILLARQVGVPALVVFLNKMDLADPDLVELVELELRELLTSYGFPGDDIPIVPGSAVCALNDTNPEIGREAVLKLMAEVDRYIPQPERPIDKPFLMPIEDVFSISGRGTVVTGRVEKGIVKVGEEVEIVGLKATVKTTVTGVEMFRKLLDQGQAGDNIGALLRGTKREDVERGQVLAKPGSINPHTDFEAETYILTKEEGGRHTPFFANYRPQFYFRTTDVTGSVTLPEGTEMVMPGDNIRFAVKLIAPIAMDEGLRFAIREGGRTVGAGVVSKIVK; via the coding sequence ATGGCTAAGGCTAAGTTTGAGCGGACGAAGCCGCACTGCAACATCGGCACCATCGGTCACGTTGACCATGGCAAGACGTCGCTGACGGCCGCCATCACGAAGGTGCTGGCCGAAAAGGGCGGCGCCACGTTCACGGCGTACGACCAGATCGACAAGGCGCCGGAAGAGAAGGCCCGCGGCATCACGATCTCGACCGCTCACGTCGAGTATGAGACGGATAACCGTCACTATGCCCACGTGGACTGCCCCGGCCACGCCGACTATGTGAAGAACATGATCACCGGTGCCGCGCAGATGGACGGCGCGATCCTGGTGTGCTCGGCCGCTGACGGCCCGATGCCGCAGACCCGCGAGCACATCCTGCTGGCCCGTCAGGTCGGCGTGCCGGCCCTGGTCGTGTTCCTGAACAAGATGGACCTGGCCGATCCGGATCTGGTTGAGCTGGTTGAGCTGGAGCTGCGCGAGCTGCTGACCTCCTACGGCTTCCCCGGCGACGACATTCCGATCGTCCCCGGCTCTGCCGTTTGCGCCCTGAACGACACGAACCCGGAAATCGGTCGTGAAGCCGTTCTGAAGCTGATGGCCGAGGTTGACCGGTACATCCCGCAGCCGGAGCGTCCGATCGACAAGCCGTTCCTGATGCCGATCGAAGACGTGTTCTCGATCTCGGGCCGTGGCACCGTGGTGACGGGCCGCGTCGAGAAGGGCATCGTCAAGGTCGGTGAGGAAGTCGAGATTGTTGGCCTGAAGGCCACCGTGAAGACGACCGTGACCGGCGTTGAAATGTTCCGCAAGCTGCTGGACCAGGGCCAGGCTGGCGACAATATCGGCGCGCTGCTGCGCGGCACGAAGCGTGAAGACGTCGAGCGCGGTCAGGTTCTGGCCAAGCCGGGTTCGATCAACCCGCACACGGACTTCGAGGCCGAGACCTACATCCTGACGAAGGAAGAAGGCGGCCGTCACACCCCGTTCTTCGCCAACTATCGTCCGCAGTTCTACTTCCGCACCACGGACGTCACCGGTTCGGTGACCCTGCCGGAAGGTACGGAAATGGTGATGCCCGGCGACAACATCCGCTTCGCCGTGAAGCTGATCGCCCCGATCGCCATGGACGAAGGTCTGCGCTTCGCCATCCGTGAAGGCGGCCGTACCGTCGGCGCCGGCGTCGTGTCGAAGATCGTCAAGTAA